Proteins encoded in a region of the candidate division KSB1 bacterium genome:
- a CDS encoding HPr family phosphocarrier protein: MVQKVVQVKNKLGIHARPALLFVNTAAKFEADVYLGRDNHEVNGKSIMGVMMLAAEMGSKLTITVKGQDEKEAIKALIDLIDNKFNEE, translated from the coding sequence ATGGTTCAAAAAGTTGTTCAAGTCAAAAATAAACTGGGAATTCATGCAAGACCGGCATTGCTTTTTGTCAACACGGCCGCGAAATTTGAGGCTGATGTTTACCTTGGCAGGGACAATCATGAAGTGAATGGAAAGAGTATTATGGGGGTGATGATGTTAGCTGCGGAAATGGGAAGTAAATTGACCATCACTGTAAAGGGCCAGGATGAAAAGGAAGCGATAAAAGCGCTAATTGATTTAATCGACAACAAGTTTAATGAAGAGTAG